Proteins from one Mycobacterium adipatum genomic window:
- a CDS encoding helix-turn-helix transcriptional regulator codes for MVRVALVEPRPEFRHNGVVKITPEAPGAVESAPSVVPAVSSEGHTRTAIVGLLLEGPVTAGDIGQRLGISAAGIRRHLDALIEAGDAEASAAAAWQHHGRGRPAKRYRLTAAGRAKLSHAYDDLAAAAMRQLREIGGDDAVRTFARRRIDTILAGVPEVSDRDSVAQTADRVAAALTGAGYATTTTPVAGPLSGVQICQHHCPVSHVAEEFPELCDAEQEAFAQILGTHVQRLATIVNGDFACTTHVPLVLDKDTPDRPAARAESTTTQGVSQ; via the coding sequence ATGGTTAGGGTTGCCTTGGTGGAACCGCGCCCCGAATTCCGACACAATGGTGTTGTGAAAATAACCCCGGAGGCACCGGGCGCGGTCGAGTCCGCGCCATCGGTGGTGCCTGCGGTGTCTTCCGAAGGCCATACCCGCACCGCGATCGTCGGGTTGCTCCTGGAGGGCCCGGTCACCGCCGGTGACATCGGCCAGCGCCTCGGCATCTCGGCGGCCGGTATCCGCCGGCACCTCGACGCGCTGATCGAGGCCGGCGACGCCGAGGCCAGCGCGGCAGCGGCCTGGCAGCACCACGGGCGGGGCCGGCCGGCCAAGCGGTACCGGCTGACCGCCGCGGGCCGGGCGAAGCTCTCGCACGCCTACGACGATCTGGCGGCCGCCGCGATGCGCCAGCTGCGCGAGATCGGCGGCGACGATGCCGTGCGCACGTTCGCCCGCCGCCGTATCGACACCATCCTGGCCGGCGTGCCCGAGGTGAGCGACCGCGATTCGGTCGCACAGACCGCAGATCGGGTGGCCGCCGCGCTGACCGGCGCCGGATATGCGACCACCACCACCCCGGTGGCCGGTCCGCTCTCCGGTGTGCAGATCTGCCAGCATCATTGCCCGGTGTCACACGTGGCCGAGGAATTTCCCGAGCTGTGTGACGCTGAACAAGAGGCGTTCGCCCAGATCCTGGGAACTCACGTCCAGCGGTTGGCCACCATCGTCAACGGTGATTTCGCCTGCACCACCCATGTTCCACTGGTCCTCGACAAGGACACCCCCGATCGGCCCGCAGCCCGTGCCGAATCCACCACCACACAAGGAGTGTCGCAATGA
- the sufC gene encoding Fe-S cluster assembly ATPase SufC, with protein MTTLEVKDLHVSVANPEGGDDIPILKGVNLTVKSGETHAVMGPNGSGKSTLSYAIAGHPKYKVTSGSITLDGADVLEMSVDERARAGLFLAMQYPVEVPGVSMSNFLRTAATAVRGEAPKLRHWVKEVKGAMTELDIDPAFSERSVNEGFSGGEKKRHEILQLSLLKPKIAILDETDSGLDVDALRIVSEGVNRYAEAENGGLLLITHYTRILRYIRPQFVHVFFDGRIIESGGPELADELEENGYERFTQAASTS; from the coding sequence ATGACCACGCTCGAAGTCAAAGACCTGCACGTCAGCGTCGCCAATCCGGAGGGCGGGGACGACATCCCGATCCTCAAGGGCGTCAACCTGACCGTGAAGTCGGGGGAGACCCACGCGGTGATGGGTCCCAACGGATCCGGCAAGTCCACCCTGTCCTATGCCATCGCCGGCCATCCGAAGTACAAGGTCACCTCCGGGTCGATCACCCTCGACGGTGCCGATGTGCTCGAGATGAGTGTCGACGAGCGGGCGCGCGCCGGACTCTTCCTGGCCATGCAGTACCCGGTCGAGGTTCCCGGTGTCTCCATGTCGAACTTCCTGCGGACCGCGGCCACCGCGGTGCGCGGCGAGGCGCCGAAGCTGCGGCACTGGGTCAAAGAGGTCAAGGGTGCCATGACCGAGCTGGACATCGATCCGGCCTTCAGTGAGCGAAGCGTCAATGAGGGGTTCTCCGGCGGGGAGAAGAAGCGCCACGAGATCCTGCAGCTGTCGCTGCTCAAGCCGAAGATCGCCATCCTCGACGAGACCGACTCCGGTCTGGACGTCGACGCGCTGCGCATCGTCAGCGAGGGCGTCAACCGCTATGCCGAGGCAGAAAACGGCGGACTGCTGCTGATCACGCACTACACCCGGATCCTGCGCTACATCCGCCCGCAGTTCGTGCATGTGTTCTTCGACGGCCGCATCATCGAATCCGGCGGTCCGGAACTGGCCGACGAGCTCGAAGAGAACGGCTACGAGCGATTCACCCAGGCAGCATCGACCTCCTAG
- a CDS encoding ABC transporter permease: protein MVSNRFAAGTFSPDPRPAAVRQMLTAQFGLELRLLLRNGEQLLLTMFIPITLLIGLTLLPLGAFGANRAATFTPAIMALAVISTAFTGQAIAVAFDRRYGALKRLGATALPVWGIIAGKSLAVVAVVFLQSILLGAIGFALGWRPAVGALALGAVVIALGTATFAALGLLLGGTLRSEIVLALANLLWFVFAALGALTLEGGPVPAALRWVARLTPSGALTESLTQAMTLSVDWFGIAVLAVWGALSALAALRWFRFT, encoded by the coding sequence ATCGTGAGCAATCGTTTCGCCGCGGGCACGTTCTCCCCCGACCCGCGCCCGGCCGCGGTGCGCCAGATGCTGACCGCGCAGTTCGGCCTGGAGCTGCGCCTGCTGCTGCGCAACGGTGAGCAGCTGCTGCTCACCATGTTCATTCCGATCACTCTGCTGATCGGGCTCACCCTGTTGCCGCTCGGGGCGTTCGGCGCCAACCGGGCGGCGACCTTCACCCCCGCGATCATGGCGCTGGCGGTCATCTCCACCGCCTTCACCGGGCAGGCCATCGCGGTGGCCTTCGACCGCCGCTACGGCGCACTGAAACGACTCGGCGCCACCGCACTTCCGGTCTGGGGCATCATCGCCGGTAAGTCGCTGGCCGTGGTGGCCGTGGTGTTCCTGCAGTCGATCCTGCTGGGCGCCATCGGGTTCGCCCTGGGATGGCGGCCCGCGGTGGGCGCCCTGGCGTTGGGTGCGGTCGTCATCGCGCTCGGCACCGCGACCTTCGCCGCGCTGGGACTGCTGCTCGGCGGGACACTGCGCTCGGAGATCGTGCTGGCCCTGGCCAACCTGCTGTGGTTCGTCTTCGCGGCCCTGGGTGCGTTGACGCTCGAGGGCGGGCCGGTGCCCGCGGCGTTGCGCTGGGTGGCGCGGCTGACACCGTCGGGCGCGCTGACCGAATCGCTGACGCAGGCGATGACACTGTCGGTGGACTGGTTCGGGATCGCCGTGCTGGCGGTCTGGGGCGCGCTCTCGGCGCTGGCCGCGCTGCGCTGGTTCCGCTTCACGTGA
- the sufD gene encoding Fe-S cluster assembly protein SufD, translated as MSELTTAVEGGRKSGSALNANKGEQFASFDVDAFEVPGGRDELWRFTPLKRLRGLHDGSAPATGSALIEVTERPGVTIETVQRDDKRLGEAGAPTDRVAAQAYSSFGNATVVTVARGTEVAEPIEIVITGPGAGNVAYGHLQIRMEELSRAIVVVDLRGSGTYADNVEIIVGDAASVGVIWIADWADDMVHVSSHHARLGKDATLGHVNVTLGGDVVRTTATVRFTAQGGKAQLLGTYFADDGQHFESRLLVDHAVPNCTSDVLYKGALQGDPTSDKPDAHTVWIGDVLIRAAATGTDTYEANRNLVLTDGARADSVPNLEIETGEIAGAGHASATGRFDDEQLFYLRARGIPEEQARRLVVRGFFGEIIAKIAVPAVRERLTEAIERELAITAQASSTDEKAAHE; from the coding sequence GTGAGTGAACTGACTACCGCGGTCGAGGGTGGCCGCAAGTCCGGCTCGGCGCTCAATGCCAACAAGGGCGAGCAGTTCGCCTCGTTCGACGTCGACGCATTCGAGGTGCCCGGCGGTCGCGATGAGTTGTGGCGGTTCACGCCGCTGAAACGGCTTCGCGGCCTGCACGACGGGTCGGCGCCCGCGACGGGCTCCGCGCTGATCGAGGTGACCGAGCGCCCCGGCGTGACGATCGAGACCGTCCAGCGCGACGACAAGCGACTCGGAGAAGCCGGCGCACCGACGGATCGTGTTGCCGCCCAAGCGTATTCGTCGTTCGGTAACGCCACCGTGGTCACCGTCGCACGGGGCACCGAGGTCGCCGAGCCCATCGAGATCGTGATCACCGGCCCCGGCGCGGGCAACGTCGCCTACGGGCACCTGCAGATCCGGATGGAGGAGCTGTCCCGGGCGATCGTGGTGGTCGACCTGCGTGGCAGCGGCACCTACGCCGACAACGTCGAGATCATCGTCGGTGACGCGGCCTCGGTCGGGGTGATCTGGATCGCCGACTGGGCCGATGACATGGTGCACGTGAGTTCGCATCATGCCCGCCTCGGCAAGGACGCCACATTGGGACATGTGAACGTCACCCTCGGCGGTGACGTGGTGCGCACCACCGCCACCGTGCGGTTCACCGCCCAGGGCGGCAAGGCCCAGTTGCTCGGAACCTATTTCGCCGATGACGGCCAGCACTTCGAGTCCCGGCTGCTCGTCGACCACGCGGTGCCCAACTGCACATCCGACGTGCTGTACAAGGGTGCGCTGCAAGGTGATCCGACTTCTGACAAGCCCGACGCGCACACCGTGTGGATCGGCGATGTGCTGATCCGCGCGGCGGCCACCGGCACCGACACCTATGAGGCGAACCGCAACCTGGTGCTCACCGACGGCGCCCGCGCCGACTCGGTGCCCAACCTGGAGATCGAGACCGGTGAGATCGCCGGTGCCGGACATGCCAGCGCCACCGGCCGTTTCGATGACGAGCAGCTGTTCTACCTGCGCGCCCGGGGCATCCCCGAGGAGCAGGCCCGCCGCCTGGTGGTGCGCGGTTTCTTCGGCGAGATCATCGCCAAGATCGCCGTGCCGGCCGTGCGGGAGCGCCTGACCGAAGCCATCGAACGAGAACTAGCCATCACGGCTCAAGCCAGTTCTACAGACGAGAAAGCAGCCCACGAATGA
- the sufB gene encoding Fe-S cluster assembly protein SufB: MTLTPETPLTQEETIASLGKYGYGWSDSDVAGASAQRGLNEAVVRDISAKKNEPEWMLDIRLRALRTFDKKPMPNWGSDLDGIFFDNIKYFVRSSEKQAATWDDLPADIKNTYDKLGIPEAEKQRLVSGVAAQYESEVVYHSIREDLEAQGVIFLDTDSGLREHPELFKKYFGTVIPAGDNKFSALNTAVWSGGSFIYVPPGVHVDIPLQAYFRINTENMGQFERTLIIADEGSYVHYVEGCTAPIYKSDSLHSAVVEIVVKPGARVRYTTIQNWSNNVYNLVTKRARAEAGATMEWVDGNIGSKVTMKYPAVWMTGEYAKGEVLSVAFAGEGQHQDTGAKMLHLAPNTSSNIVSKSVARGGGRASYRGLVQVNKGAHGSKSSVKCDALLVDTISRSDTYPYVDIREDDVTMGHEATVSKVSEDQMFYLMSRGMTEDEAMAMVVRGFVEPIAKELPMEYALELNRLIELQMEGAVG; encoded by the coding sequence ATGACCCTCACCCCGGAGACCCCGCTGACCCAGGAAGAGACCATCGCGTCCCTGGGTAAGTACGGTTACGGCTGGTCGGACTCCGACGTCGCCGGCGCCAGTGCCCAGCGCGGCCTGAACGAGGCTGTCGTGCGCGACATCTCGGCGAAGAAGAACGAGCCCGAGTGGATGCTCGACATCCGCCTGCGGGCGTTGCGCACCTTCGACAAGAAGCCGATGCCCAACTGGGGTTCCGACCTGGACGGCATCTTCTTCGACAACATCAAGTACTTCGTGCGCTCCAGCGAGAAGCAGGCCGCCACCTGGGACGACCTGCCCGCCGACATCAAGAACACCTACGACAAGCTGGGCATCCCGGAGGCCGAGAAGCAGCGCCTGGTCTCCGGTGTGGCCGCCCAGTACGAATCCGAGGTGGTGTACCACTCGATCCGTGAGGACCTGGAGGCCCAGGGGGTCATCTTCCTGGACACCGACTCGGGACTGCGTGAGCACCCCGAGCTGTTCAAGAAGTACTTCGGCACCGTGATCCCGGCCGGGGACAACAAGTTCTCGGCGCTGAACACCGCGGTGTGGTCGGGCGGTTCCTTCATCTATGTGCCGCCGGGCGTGCACGTCGACATCCCGCTGCAGGCCTACTTCCGGATCAACACCGAGAACATGGGCCAGTTCGAGCGCACCCTGATCATCGCCGACGAGGGTTCCTACGTGCACTACGTCGAGGGCTGCACCGCGCCGATCTACAAGTCCGATTCGCTGCACTCGGCCGTCGTCGAGATCGTGGTGAAACCCGGTGCCCGGGTGCGTTACACGACCATCCAGAACTGGTCGAACAACGTCTACAACCTGGTCACCAAGCGTGCCCGCGCCGAAGCCGGCGCCACCATGGAATGGGTCGACGGCAATATCGGTTCCAAGGTGACGATGAAGTACCCGGCGGTCTGGATGACCGGTGAGTACGCCAAGGGTGAGGTGCTCTCGGTGGCGTTCGCCGGCGAGGGCCAGCACCAGGACACCGGCGCCAAGATGCTGCACCTGGCGCCGAACACGTCGAGCAACATCGTGTCCAAGTCCGTCGCGCGTGGCGGCGGCCGTGCCTCCTACCGCGGACTGGTGCAGGTCAACAAGGGCGCCCACGGTTCGAAGTCCAGCGTGAAATGCGATGCGCTGCTGGTCGATACGATCAGCCGCAGCGACACCTACCCCTATGTCGACATCCGCGAGGACGACGTCACGATGGGTCACGAGGCCACCGTGTCCAAGGTCAGCGAGGATCAGATGTTCTATCTGATGAGCCGCGGGATGACCGAGGACGAGGCGATGGCGATGGTGGTGCGTGGGTTCGTCGAGCCGATCGCCAAGGAACTGCCGATGGAGTACGCGCTGGAACTCAACCGGCTGATCGAACTCCAGATGGAAGGCGCGGTCGGCTAG
- the mptB gene encoding polyprenol phosphomannose-dependent alpha 1,6 mannosyltransferase MptB codes for MTALGSFSSAVARWHADERSVGSPLNGAEVVSLRRTRVFGATGTVLMAIGALGAGARPVVQDPTFGVRLLNLPSRIQTVSLTMTTTGAVMMALAWLMLGRFALGPHRMSRSQLDRTLLLWLLPLLIAPPMYSKDVYSYLAQSQIAHLGLDPYRVGPAPGLGLDHVFTLSVPSLWRETPAPYGPLFLWIGEGISVITGDNIVAAVLCHRLVVLVGVGLIVWATPRLAQRCGVHEVSALWLGPCNPLLFMHLVAGIHNEALMLGLMLAGTEFALRGIDGVRAGRWRIPPQATGMLIAGTVLITMSSQVKLPSLLAMGFVVMALAWRWGGTVKALLAAGFSLGALSLAVMAVIGWASGLGFGWLFTLGTANVVRSWMSPPTLIALGTGQVGILLGLGDHTTSVLGLTRGIGVIIIAILVTWLLLAVFRGRLHPVGGLGVALGATVLLFPVVQPWYLLWAIIPLATWATRPGFRGSAIAMTLVVGIFGPTANGDRFALFQIVDATLASAVIVLALIAITYRRLPWRGLPAPGPDDTAGPRPGPEPPAARPDAYAESP; via the coding sequence ATGACCGCCCTCGGGTCCTTCAGCTCGGCGGTCGCCCGTTGGCACGCCGACGAACGATCGGTGGGCTCACCGCTGAACGGCGCCGAGGTCGTCTCCCTGCGCCGCACCAGGGTATTCGGTGCGACCGGAACCGTCCTCATGGCGATCGGCGCGCTCGGCGCCGGTGCCCGGCCAGTCGTGCAGGACCCGACGTTCGGCGTCCGCCTGCTCAACCTGCCCTCACGTATCCAGACCGTGTCGCTGACCATGACCACCACCGGCGCGGTGATGATGGCGCTGGCCTGGCTGATGCTGGGCCGGTTCGCGCTGGGCCCGCACCGGATGTCGCGCAGCCAGCTCGACCGCACGCTGTTGCTGTGGCTGTTACCGCTGCTGATCGCCCCGCCGATGTACAGCAAGGATGTCTACTCCTATCTGGCGCAGAGTCAGATCGCCCACCTCGGCCTCGACCCCTACCGGGTCGGGCCCGCGCCGGGGCTGGGCCTCGATCACGTGTTCACCCTGTCGGTGCCCAGCCTGTGGCGGGAGACCCCGGCGCCCTACGGCCCGTTGTTCCTCTGGATCGGCGAGGGCATCTCGGTCATCACCGGGGACAACATCGTCGCCGCGGTGCTCTGCCACCGGCTCGTCGTACTCGTCGGGGTCGGCCTCATCGTCTGGGCCACGCCGCGGCTGGCCCAGCGTTGCGGTGTGCACGAGGTGAGCGCGTTGTGGCTGGGACCGTGCAATCCGCTGCTGTTCATGCACCTGGTGGCCGGCATCCACAACGAGGCGCTGATGCTCGGGCTGATGCTCGCGGGCACCGAGTTCGCGTTGCGCGGTATCGACGGCGTCCGGGCCGGGCGGTGGCGGATACCGCCGCAGGCGACCGGGATGCTGATCGCCGGCACCGTCTTGATCACGATGTCCTCCCAGGTCAAGTTGCCCTCGCTGCTGGCGATGGGCTTCGTCGTGATGGCGCTGGCCTGGCGCTGGGGCGGCACCGTCAAGGCGCTGCTGGCCGCCGGATTCTCCCTCGGCGCCCTGTCGCTGGCGGTGATGGCGGTGATCGGCTGGGCCAGCGGACTGGGCTTCGGCTGGCTGTTCACCCTCGGCACCGCCAATGTCGTGCGGTCCTGGATGTCGCCACCCACGCTGATCGCCCTGGGCACCGGACAGGTCGGCATCCTGCTGGGTCTCGGCGACCACACCACCTCGGTGTTGGGCCTGACCCGCGGCATCGGTGTGATCATCATCGCAATCCTGGTGACCTGGCTGCTGCTGGCGGTGTTCCGCGGCCGCCTGCATCCGGTCGGCGGCCTCGGCGTCGCGCTCGGCGCGACGGTGCTGCTCTTCCCGGTGGTCCAGCCCTGGTACCTGCTGTGGGCCATCATCCCGCTGGCGACCTGGGCCACCCGCCCCGGCTTCCGCGGCTCCGCCATCGCGATGACGCTGGTGGTGGGCATATTCGGGCCGACCGCCAACGGTGACCGGTTCGCGCTCTTCCAGATCGTGGACGCCACCCTGGCCAGTGCCGTGATCGTGCTGGCGCTGATCGCGATCACCTACCGCCGGCTGCCGTGGCGCGGGCTGCCCGCCCCCGGGCCCGACGACACGGCGGGCCCCCGACCCGGACCGGAGCCACCGGCCGCCAGACCCGACGCTTACGCTGAATCTCCGTGA
- a CDS encoding DUF429 domain-containing protein, producing the protein MSVVLGVDGWRNGWVGIELRDGRYGGAHVDETLRALLAAAPDAVAIGVDIPLGLLDSGVRACDRAAQRRLGARSSSLFVMPPRAVFDAPDHAAATAAAKALTGTGISIQTWGLRRKFLEAEAVADGSRLPLYEVHPELSFQEMGLRAGDGRKKSWRGQRARLRVLGAHGIDLPEDLGPAVAAVPADDVLDAAAAAWSAHRIAIGAAFSLPDPPQVDGRGRRLAIWC; encoded by the coding sequence GTGAGCGTGGTGCTCGGAGTCGACGGCTGGCGCAACGGCTGGGTCGGCATCGAGCTCCGGGACGGGCGCTACGGCGGCGCCCATGTGGACGAGACGCTGCGCGCGCTGCTCGCCGCCGCACCCGACGCGGTCGCCATCGGCGTGGACATTCCGCTGGGCCTGCTGGACTCCGGGGTGCGCGCCTGCGACCGGGCCGCGCAACGCCGTCTCGGTGCGCGGTCGTCGAGCCTGTTCGTGATGCCGCCGCGGGCGGTGTTCGACGCGCCCGACCATGCGGCGGCCACCGCCGCGGCCAAAGCCCTGACCGGCACCGGCATCAGCATCCAGACCTGGGGGCTGCGGCGGAAGTTCCTGGAGGCCGAGGCGGTGGCCGACGGGTCGCGGCTCCCGCTGTACGAGGTGCACCCCGAGTTGTCGTTCCAGGAGATGGGCCTGCGGGCCGGTGACGGCAGGAAGAAGAGCTGGCGCGGTCAGCGGGCCCGGTTACGGGTGCTGGGCGCGCACGGCATCGACCTGCCGGAGGACCTCGGCCCGGCCGTGGCCGCGGTACCCGCCGACGACGTGCTCGATGCCGCGGCCGCGGCGTGGAGCGCGCACCGCATCGCCATCGGGGCGGCGTTCAGCCTGCCGGACCCGCCGCAGGTCGACGGGCGCGGCCGCCGGCTGGCGATCTGGTGCTGA
- a CDS encoding ABC transporter ATP-binding protein, which yields MTTGSETVVRLRGVTKRYGATTAVDNLDLEVHRAEVFALLGPNGAGKTTTVEMCEGFVRPDAGSLEILGLDPGTDNAKLRERVGVMLQGGGGYPAARAGEMLDLVAAYAANPLDPQWLLDTLGLTEAARTTYRRLSGGQQQRLALACAVVGRPELVFLDEPTAGMDAHARIVVWELIDALRRDGVTVVLTTHQLSEAEELADRIVIIDHGSTVAAGTPAELMRSGAENQLRFTAPPKLDLALLVSALPENYRATEATSGEYLVEGHIDPQVLATVTAWCARVNVLATDMRVEQRSLEQVFLDLTGRELRS from the coding sequence GTGACCACCGGTTCTGAGACTGTCGTACGCCTTCGCGGGGTGACGAAGCGGTACGGCGCGACGACCGCGGTGGACAACCTGGACCTCGAGGTGCACCGCGCCGAGGTGTTCGCGTTGCTCGGGCCCAACGGGGCGGGCAAGACCACCACGGTCGAGATGTGCGAGGGATTCGTGCGCCCCGACGCGGGCAGCCTGGAAATCCTCGGCCTGGACCCGGGTACCGACAACGCCAAGCTGCGTGAGCGGGTGGGCGTGATGCTGCAGGGCGGCGGCGGGTATCCCGCGGCGCGCGCCGGCGAGATGCTCGACCTGGTCGCCGCCTACGCCGCCAATCCGCTGGACCCGCAGTGGCTCCTGGACACCCTCGGCCTGACGGAGGCGGCGCGCACCACCTACCGCCGGCTGTCCGGGGGCCAGCAGCAGCGCCTGGCCCTGGCCTGCGCGGTGGTCGGGCGCCCGGAGCTGGTGTTCCTGGACGAGCCGACCGCGGGCATGGACGCCCACGCCCGGATCGTGGTGTGGGAACTGATCGATGCGTTGCGCCGCGACGGCGTGACCGTGGTGCTGACCACCCATCAGCTCAGCGAGGCCGAGGAACTCGCCGACCGCATCGTCATCATCGACCACGGGTCCACGGTGGCCGCGGGCACGCCCGCCGAGCTGATGCGCAGCGGCGCGGAGAACCAGCTGCGTTTCACCGCCCCGCCGAAACTCGATCTCGCCCTGCTGGTCTCGGCGCTGCCGGAGAACTACCGGGCCACCGAGGCCACCTCCGGCGAATATCTGGTGGAGGGACATATCGACCCGCAGGTACTGGCCACGGTGACGGCCTGGTGCGCGCGGGTGAACGTGCTCGCCACCGACATGCGGGTCGAACAACGCAGCCTGGAACAGGTGTTCCTGGATCTGACCGGCCGGGAGTTGAGATCGTGA
- a CDS encoding COX15/CtaA family protein, producing the protein MAVGRLFLRLVDTLPVPSLRVQRIVAALVILTQGGIAVTGAIVRVTASGLGCPTWPQCFPGSFTPVPHAEVAGIHQAVEFGNRMLTFLVVLTAAAAVIVVTRARRRREVLGYAWLMPASTVAQAIIGGITVLTGLLWWTVAIHLLVSMAMVWLAVLLYAKIGEPDEGTPVAVAPKPLRQLTALGGVALSAVLVTGTMVTGAGPHAGDKSVARPVPRLEVEITTLVHMHSTLLIAYLSLLVSLGFALVAVRVPRPVLTRLGVLVALVIAQGGLGAVQFFTGVPEALVALHVAGAGACTAATAALWASMWERRVNTV; encoded by the coding sequence GTGGCTGTCGGACGACTTTTCCTGCGACTCGTCGACACGCTGCCCGTGCCCAGCCTGCGCGTGCAGCGCATCGTCGCGGCGCTGGTAATCCTGACCCAGGGCGGTATCGCCGTCACCGGGGCCATCGTCAGGGTCACGGCTTCCGGACTGGGCTGCCCCACCTGGCCGCAGTGTTTCCCGGGCAGTTTCACCCCGGTGCCGCACGCCGAGGTCGCCGGCATCCATCAGGCCGTCGAATTCGGCAATCGGATGCTCACCTTCCTGGTCGTGCTCACCGCGGCCGCCGCGGTCATCGTCGTCACCCGGGCCCGGCGCCGCCGCGAGGTGCTGGGCTACGCCTGGCTGATGCCGGCCTCGACCGTCGCCCAGGCGATCATCGGCGGAATCACCGTGCTCACCGGCCTGCTCTGGTGGACGGTGGCCATCCACCTGCTGGTGTCGATGGCGATGGTGTGGCTGGCGGTGCTGCTCTACGCCAAGATCGGCGAACCCGATGAGGGCACGCCGGTGGCTGTGGCGCCGAAACCGTTGCGCCAGCTGACCGCCCTCGGCGGTGTCGCCCTGTCCGCGGTGCTGGTGACCGGCACCATGGTGACCGGCGCGGGCCCGCACGCGGGTGACAAGAGCGTCGCGCGCCCGGTACCGCGCCTGGAGGTCGAGATCACCACCCTGGTGCACATGCATTCGACGCTGCTGATCGCCTACCTGTCGCTGCTGGTGTCGCTGGGCTTCGCGCTGGTGGCCGTGCGGGTGCCGCGCCCGGTGCTGACCCGCCTCGGGGTCCTGGTGGCGTTGGTGATCGCCCAGGGTGGGCTCGGTGCGGTGCAGTTCTTCACCGGTGTGCCGGAGGCGCTGGTCGCCCTGCACGTCGCGGGTGCCGGCGCGTGTACCG